A portion of the Lolium rigidum isolate FL_2022 chromosome 1, APGP_CSIRO_Lrig_0.1, whole genome shotgun sequence genome contains these proteins:
- the LOC124682273 gene encoding probable glucan 1,3-beta-glucosidase A encodes MGLPHTAVLIFGLLWVLQLSHSSSDNDFTKVRAVNLGGWLVVEGWIKPSLFDGIPNGDMLDGTQVQLKSVALQKYVSAAGGGGGSVAVDQDAASSWETFKLWRVSDSEFQFRSLSGQFLTRSNDDVISATTDSPGDSETFFIERNNSLLHIKLLNGSYLQVTNNNQLTSNYRSQPGWGDDMATFEMTIVANYLHGDYQLANGYGPVQAKSVLTEHRKNFVTVKDFHLLSQSKINAVRIPVGWWIAYDPDPPAPFVGGSLDNLDRAFHWAQIFGLKCIIDLHAAPGSQNGMEHSASRDGSVDWPSEANIQKSLDVINFLAQRYADNPSLLGIELLNEPSAGGVPLDILVSYYKRGYKIVRSYSETAYVIFCQRIGNADPMELYQADLGPTNTVVDLHYYNLFDPYYEKLNATENIRVVYKNRLPQVQALNSANGPLVFIGEWVNEWNVANASQGQYQLFGKAQLEVFGEASFGWSYWTVRCNSVHWDYGWNLRNRYLIIGSSTLGRPHYMILVTGCLVYLLSILT; translated from the exons ATGGGTCTCCCACACACTGCTGTCCTGATCTTTGGCTTACTTTGGGTGCTCCAGCTGTCACACTCGTCATCAG ACAACGACTTCACCAAGGTCAGGGCGGTGAACCTGGGAGGCTGGTTGGTCGTCGAGGGGTGGATCAAGCCTTCCCTGTTTGATGGCATCCCGAATGGGGACATGCTG GATGGCACGCAGGTGCAGCTCAAGTCTGTTGCACTCCAGAAATACGTGAGTGcagctggtggtggtggcgggagCGTGGCTGTGGATCAGGATGCTGCTTCATCATGGGAGACTTTCAAG CTATGGAGAGTTTCTGACAGTGAATTTCAATTCCGGAGCTTGAGCGGCCAGTTCTTAACAAGAAGTAATGATGATGTAATCTCAGCAACTACAGATTCACCAGGAGACTCGGAAACATTTTTTATTGAAAGGAATAATTCATTGCTTCATATCAAACTTTTAAATGGGAGCTATTTGCAG GTCACAAACAATAATCAGCTTACTTCGAATTATCGTTCCCAACCAGGATGGGGTGATGACATGGCAACATTTGAAATGACAATAGTTGCCAACTACTTGCATGGAGATTACCAGCTTGCTAATGGGTATGGACCTGTGCAGGCAAAATCTGTGTTGACG GAACACCGAAAGAACTTTGTTACTGTAAAAGATTTCCATCTCCTGTCacaaagcaaaataaatgcaGTCAGGATTCCAGTTGGATGGTGGATTGCATATGATCCTGATCCACCTGCTCCATTTGTCGGTGGCTCCCTCGATAACCTTGATAGAGCATTCCACTGGGCACA GATTTTTGGTTTAAAGTGCATCATCGATCTTCATGCGGCTCCTGGATCTCAAAACGGAATGGAACACAGTGCTAGCAGGGATGGTTCAGTAGATTGGCCTTCAGAGGCTAACATACAAAAATCATTGGATGTCATTAATTTTTTAGCTCAAAG GTATGCAGACAATCCCTCTCTCCTAGGTATTGAGCTTCTCAATGAGCCTTCCGCAGGAGGAGTCCCACTAGACATTCTAGTTTCGTATTACAAAAGAGGATACAAAATTGTACGAAGTTATTCAGAGACAGCTTATGTTATATTCTGCCAGAGGATCGGAAATGCAGACCCAATGGAGCTTTATCAGGCTGATCTGGGTCCAACTAACACTGTTGTGGACTTGCATTACTACAATCTGTTTGATCCTTATTATGAGAAGCTTAATGCAACAGAGAACATACGGGTCGTTTACAAGAACAGACTGCCTCAAGTGCAGGCTTTGAATAGTGCAAATGGACCTCTTGTTTTCATCG GAGAGTGGGTAAACGAATGGAACGTGGCTAACGCTTCACAAGGTCAATACCAATTATTTGGAAAAGCTCAATTGGAGGTCTTCGGGGAAGCCTCCTTTGGCTGGTCTTATTGGACAGTCAGGTGCAACAGTGTCCACTGGGATTATGGATGGAACCTTAGAAATAGGTATCTTATTATTG GCAGTTCAACATTGGGAAGGCCACACTACATGATTCTTGTGACAGGATGCCTAGTGTATCTTTTGTCTATATTAACATGA